One genomic segment of Arcobacter porcinus includes these proteins:
- the groES gene encoding co-chaperone GroES, which yields MNFKPLGERVLVERTEIENKTASGIIIPDNAKEKPASAKVLAIGNKVEDIKVGDTIIFEQYRGTEIKIDGKDYLVLNIENILGVM from the coding sequence ATGAATTTTAAACCACTAGGTGAGAGAGTTCTTGTTGAAAGAACTGAAATTGAGAACAAAACTGCAAGTGGAATTATAATTCCAGATAATGCGAAAGAGAAACCAGCAAGTGCAAAAGTTCTTGCAATTGGAAATAAAGTTGAAGATATAAAAGTTGGAGATACTATTATATTTGAACAATATAGAGGAACAGAGATAAAAATTGATGGTAAAGATTACCTTGTATTAAATATTGAAAATATTTTAGGAGTTATGTAA
- a CDS encoding polyprenyl synthetase family protein, whose translation MEKLQEKFEEYLLNNLPKSNSFHPYFEDALGYMLKAGGKRFRPMLLLALVNSKKPLLIQNSMSVALAIEFLHTYSLIHDDLPSMDNSDLRRGFETLHKKYDEVTAILVGDALNTHSFNLIANASLHNDIKVELIKLLSSDGGIDGMIIGQAIDCFFEKQKISLDRLEFLHTHKTAKLIATSLKMGATIVELDEDTKEELYNFGLDIGLLFQIQDDIIDELASSEEAGKTTQNDTFKNSFVNLLGLEESIKSADKLAQKCIEKLESFDEDIKNSLENLLLNYINRHKKYNS comes from the coding sequence ATGGAGAAATTACAAGAAAAATTTGAAGAGTATCTATTAAATAATCTTCCAAAAAGTAACTCTTTTCATCCATATTTTGAAGATGCTTTAGGATATATGTTAAAAGCAGGCGGTAAAAGATTTAGACCAATGCTTCTTTTAGCTCTTGTAAACTCAAAAAAACCACTATTAATCCAAAATAGTATGAGTGTTGCTTTAGCAATAGAGTTTTTACATACATACTCTTTGATTCACGATGATTTACCTTCAATGGATAATTCTGATTTAAGAAGAGGTTTTGAGACTTTACATAAAAAATATGATGAAGTTACAGCTATTTTAGTTGGAGATGCTTTAAATACTCATAGTTTTAATTTAATTGCAAATGCATCACTTCATAATGATATAAAAGTTGAGTTAATAAAACTTTTATCAAGTGATGGTGGAATTGATGGAATGATAATTGGTCAAGCAATAGATTGTTTTTTTGAAAAGCAAAAAATAAGCTTGGATAGATTAGAATTTTTGCATACACATAAAACAGCAAAACTGATTGCAACGAGTTTAAAAATGGGTGCAACAATAGTTGAGCTTGATGAAGATACAAAAGAAGAGTTATACAATTTTGGACTTGATATAGGATTACTTTTTCAAATACAAGATGATATTATTGATGAGTTAGCTTCTAGCGAAGAGGCTGGAAAAACAACTCAAAATGATACTTTTAAAAACTCTTTTGTAAATCTTTTAGGACTTGAAGAGAGTATTAAAAGTGCAGATAAACTTGCACAAAAATGTATAGAAAAACTTGAAAGTTTTGATGAAGATATCAAAAATTCTTTAGAAAACTTACTATTAAACTATATAAATAGACATAAAAAATATAACTCTTAG
- a CDS encoding YbaB/EbfC family nucleoid-associated protein translates to MFDGIDLKNLNLGDMINKFQDMAKEQESKNASELFTAKAGGGMVEISINGNSEVVDLKIDDSLLEDKDSLQILLISCMNDIIKQSEENKKRMAMNLMGNLGSFGQK, encoded by the coding sequence ATGTTTGATGGAATTGATTTAAAAAACCTAAATCTTGGAGATATGATAAATAAATTCCAAGATATGGCAAAAGAGCAAGAGAGTAAAAATGCGTCTGAACTTTTTACTGCAAAAGCTGGTGGTGGAATGGTAGAAATCTCTATAAATGGAAACTCTGAAGTTGTTGATTTAAAAATTGATGATTCACTTCTTGAAGATAAAGATTCACTACAAATACTTCTAATCTCTTGTATGAATGATATTATAAAACAAAGTGAAGAGAATAAAAAAAGAATGGCTATGAATCTTATGGGAAATTTAGGTAGCTTTGGACAAAAATAG
- the panD gene encoding aspartate 1-decarboxylase, with the protein MTFEMLYSKIHRATVSDANLNYVGSITIDEELMNASNLRVGQKVDIVNINNGERFQTYVIKGKFGQKDMCLNGAAARKVSVGDKIIVIAYATYSEEELKNYKPTVVLVDDKNNIELITNELVGSKDV; encoded by the coding sequence ATGACATTTGAGATGTTATATAGCAAAATTCACAGAGCAACAGTTAGTGATGCAAATTTAAATTATGTTGGTTCTATTACTATTGATGAAGAGCTTATGAATGCTTCAAATTTAAGAGTTGGACAAAAAGTTGATATTGTAAATATTAACAATGGAGAGAGATTCCAAACTTATGTTATAAAAGGTAAATTTGGACAAAAAGATATGTGCTTAAATGGAGCAGCTGCAAGAAAAGTATCTGTTGGAGATAAAATAATTGTTATTGCTTATGCTACATATAGTGAAGAAGAGTTAAAAAACTATAAACCAACAGTTGTTTTGGTTGATGATAAAAACAATATTGAGTTAATTACAAATGAGTTAGTAGGAAGTAAAGATGTTTGA
- a CDS encoding peptidylprolyl isomerase, producing MKKIIFLLIALFSFAIAKDPIAIFNTNLGEFKVELKPSLAPKAVENFIALSKKDYYNGTIFHRVIKGFMIQGGDPTGTGAGGESIWGQYFEDEFSPNALFDKPYILAMANRGKNTNGSQFFITTVPTYWLNGNHSIFGYVIEGFETVKKIEGVQTAGRYGADKPLSDVVINSIKIEE from the coding sequence GTGAAAAAGATTATTTTTCTATTAATTGCTCTTTTCTCTTTTGCAATAGCAAAAGATCCAATTGCAATTTTTAATACAAATTTAGGTGAATTTAAAGTTGAGTTAAAACCATCTTTAGCTCCAAAAGCAGTTGAGAACTTTATAGCTCTTTCAAAAAAAGATTACTACAATGGTACTATTTTTCATAGAGTTATAAAAGGATTTATGATTCAAGGTGGGGATCCAACAGGAACAGGTGCTGGTGGAGAATCTATTTGGGGTCAATATTTTGAAGATGAATTCTCTCCAAATGCTCTTTTTGATAAACCATATATTTTAGCTATGGCAAATAGAGGAAAAAATACAAATGGAAGTCAATTCTTTATAACAACTGTTCCTACATATTGGCTAAATGGAAATCACTCAATATTTGGTTATGTTATAGAAGGTTTTGAAACTGTGAAAAAAATTGAAGGTGTGCAAACTGCTGGAAGATATGGTGCAGATAAACCACTTTCTGATGTAGTAATAAATAGTATTAAAATAGAAGAGTAA
- a CDS encoding chemotaxis protein CheW, whose amino-acid sequence MEKSSRKNQSVNITEFMTFELGKMKYAIELPKIKEILTYPEHITTLPNTSDWVKGLINSRGEVVPILDIRIKFNTGPAVYDENTSIITVITEDKRMIGIVVDLVDDVQKIDTNMLAPVAEMGSAIPAKYLKGYVRLNDNQMLVLMDIERVVHKDELED is encoded by the coding sequence ATGGAAAAAAGCTCAAGAAAAAATCAAAGTGTAAATATAACAGAATTTATGACATTTGAACTTGGAAAGATGAAATATGCTATTGAGTTACCAAAAATTAAAGAGATATTAACATATCCAGAACATATAACAACTCTTCCAAATACTTCTGATTGGGTAAAAGGTTTGATAAACTCAAGAGGTGAAGTTGTTCCTATTTTAGATATTAGAATAAAATTTAACACAGGACCAGCTGTATATGATGAAAATACATCTATTATTACAGTTATAACTGAAGATAAAAGAATGATAGGAATAGTTGTAGATTTAGTTGATGATGTTCAAAAAATAGATACAAATATGCTTGCACCAGTTGCTGAAATGGGTTCTGCTATTCCTGCAAAATATTTAAAAGGTTATGTAAGATTAAATGATAACCAAATGTTAGTTTTAATGGATATTGAAAGAGTAGTTCATAAAGACGAATTAGAAGACTAA